The proteins below are encoded in one region of Mycobacterium pseudokansasii:
- the fadE29 gene encoding acyl-CoA dehydrogenase FadE29, which produces MFIDLTPEQRQLQAEIRQYFSTLISPDEAKEMEKDRHGAAYRAVIRRMGRDGMLGVGWPKEFGGRGFGPIEQQIFVNEAHRADVPLPAVTLQTVGPTLQVYGSEMQKQKFLPAILAGEVHFAIGYTEPEAGTDLASLRTTAVRQGDEYIVDGQKIFTTGAHDADYIWLACRTDPEAVKHKGISILIVDTKDPGYSWTPIILSDGAHHTNATYYNDVRVPVDMLVGEENGGWRLITTQLNNERVMLGPAGRFASIYDRVRAWACKPGVNGVAPIDHDDVKRALGEIHATWRINELLNWQVAAAGEDINVADAAATKVFGTERVQRIGRLAEEIVGKYGNPADPDTAELLEWLDSQTKRNLVITFGGGVNEVMREMIAASGLKVPRVPR; this is translated from the coding sequence ATGTTCATAGACTTGACTCCGGAGCAGCGGCAGCTGCAAGCCGAGATACGGCAATACTTTTCGACGTTGATCTCGCCCGACGAGGCCAAGGAGATGGAGAAGGACCGCCATGGCGCCGCGTATCGCGCCGTGATCCGGCGGATGGGCCGCGACGGCATGCTCGGCGTCGGGTGGCCAAAGGAGTTCGGCGGTCGTGGATTTGGTCCGATAGAGCAGCAGATCTTCGTCAACGAGGCGCATCGGGCCGACGTGCCGCTGCCCGCGGTGACGTTGCAGACCGTCGGACCCACCCTGCAGGTGTACGGCAGCGAGATGCAGAAGCAGAAGTTCCTGCCGGCGATCCTGGCCGGTGAGGTGCACTTCGCGATCGGCTACACCGAACCCGAAGCCGGCACCGACCTGGCGTCGTTGCGGACAACGGCCGTGCGTCAGGGCGACGAGTATATCGTCGACGGCCAGAAGATCTTCACCACCGGAGCCCATGACGCCGATTACATCTGGCTGGCATGTCGGACCGACCCCGAAGCCGTTAAACACAAAGGGATTTCGATTCTCATCGTCGACACCAAGGACCCCGGCTACTCGTGGACGCCGATCATCCTGTCCGATGGAGCCCACCACACCAACGCCACCTACTACAACGACGTACGGGTGCCCGTCGACATGCTCGTCGGTGAGGAGAACGGCGGCTGGCGGCTGATCACCACCCAGCTCAACAACGAGAGGGTGATGCTGGGCCCGGCCGGCCGCTTCGCCAGCATCTACGACCGGGTGCGTGCTTGGGCGTGCAAGCCGGGCGTCAACGGTGTCGCACCGATCGATCACGACGATGTCAAGCGGGCGCTCGGCGAGATCCACGCGACCTGGCGGATCAACGAGTTACTGAATTGGCAGGTGGCGGCTGCCGGTGAGGACATCAACGTGGCCGATGCCGCGGCGACGAAAGTCTTTGGTACCGAACGTGTTCAGCGCATCGGTCGACTCGCCGAAGAGATCGTCGGCAAATACGGGAACCCGGCCGATCCGGACACGGCCGAGCTGCTCGAGTGGCTGGACTCGCAGACCAAACGCAATCTGGTGATCACCTTCGGCGGTGGCGTCAACGAAGTCATGCGGGAGATGATCGCCGCCTCCGGCCTCAAAGTGCCGAGGGTGCCTCGATGA
- a CDS encoding cytochrome P450 produces the protein MPCPNLPPGFDFTDPDIYAERLPVAEFAELRASAPIWWNEQAPGHGGGYHDGGFWAITKLKDVKEVSRHSDVFSSYENTVIPRFHNDIAREDIEVQRFVMLNQDAPHHTRLRKIISRGFTPRAIGRLEAELSERAHKIAKAAAAEGSGDFVEQVSCELPLQAIAGLLGVPQEDRGKLFHWSNEMTGTEDSEFAHVDPKASSVELISYAMKMAEDKAKNPGDDIVTQLIQADIDGEKLSDDEFGFFVVMLAVAGNETSRNSITQGMMAFADHPDQWELYKNERPETAADEIVRWATPVTCFQRTALQDYELSGVQIKKGQRVVMFYRSANFDEEVFDDPYTFNILRNPNPHVGFGGTGAHYCIGANLARLTINLMFNAIADHMPDLTPISAPQRLRSGWLNGIKHWQVDYAGTCPVAARQPSAVAGAVSSSAAR, from the coding sequence GTGCCCTGCCCCAATCTCCCACCCGGGTTCGATTTCACCGACCCCGACATCTACGCCGAGCGGCTGCCGGTCGCCGAATTTGCCGAATTGCGGGCATCCGCTCCGATCTGGTGGAACGAGCAGGCACCCGGCCACGGCGGCGGCTACCACGACGGCGGCTTCTGGGCGATCACCAAGCTCAAGGACGTCAAGGAGGTATCGCGGCACAGCGACGTGTTCTCCAGCTATGAGAACACCGTGATCCCGCGGTTCCACAACGACATCGCGCGCGAGGACATCGAGGTGCAGCGGTTCGTCATGCTCAACCAGGACGCGCCCCATCACACCCGGTTGCGCAAGATCATCTCCCGCGGGTTCACGCCGCGGGCGATCGGACGCTTGGAAGCCGAACTCAGCGAGCGTGCTCACAAGATTGCCAAAGCGGCAGCGGCCGAGGGTTCCGGCGACTTCGTCGAGCAGGTGTCCTGTGAGCTACCGCTGCAGGCCATCGCGGGTCTGCTGGGTGTGCCGCAGGAGGATCGCGGGAAGCTGTTCCACTGGTCGAACGAGATGACCGGCACCGAAGACTCGGAATTCGCGCATGTCGACCCGAAGGCGTCCTCGGTGGAGCTGATCAGCTATGCGATGAAGATGGCCGAGGATAAGGCCAAGAATCCGGGCGACGACATCGTGACGCAGCTGATTCAGGCCGACATCGACGGTGAAAAGCTCTCCGACGACGAGTTCGGTTTCTTCGTGGTGATGCTCGCGGTCGCCGGTAACGAGACCAGCCGCAATTCCATCACCCAGGGCATGATGGCGTTCGCGGACCACCCCGACCAGTGGGAGCTGTACAAGAACGAGCGTCCGGAGACCGCCGCCGATGAGATCGTGCGCTGGGCCACTCCGGTCACCTGCTTCCAGCGGACCGCGCTGCAGGACTACGAACTATCCGGAGTCCAGATCAAGAAGGGCCAGCGGGTGGTGATGTTCTACCGCTCGGCCAACTTCGACGAAGAGGTCTTCGACGACCCCTACACGTTCAACATCTTGCGAAACCCCAACCCGCACGTGGGCTTCGGCGGCACCGGCGCGCATTACTGCATCGGGGCCAACCTGGCCCGGCTGACCATCAACCTGATGTTCAACGCCATCGCCGACCACATGCCGGACCTGACGCCGATCTCGGCGCCGCAGCGGCTGCGGTCGGGCTGGCTCAACGGCATCAAGCACTGGCAGGTCGACTACGCCGGCACGTGCCCGGTAGCTGCCAGACAGCCCAGTGCGGTGGCGGGCGCCGTCTCGAGTTCCGCGGCGCGGTAA
- a CDS encoding steroid 3-ketoacyl-CoA thiolase, protein MGNPVIVEATRSPIGKRNGWLSGLHATELLGAVQKALVRKAGIQAGDVEQVIGGCVTQFAEQSNNISRTAWLTVGLPDHVGATTVDCQCGSGQQANHLIAGLIAAGAIDVGIACGIEAMSRVGLGANAGPDRNWRAESWDIDMPNQFEAAERIAKRRGITREDIDAFGFESQLRAKRAWDESRFDREISPIEAPVLDEQKQPTSERHMVGRDQGLRDTTMEGLSQLKPVLEGGIHTAGTSSQISDGAAAVLWMDEDKAKALGLKPRARIVSQALVGAEPYYHLDGPVQSTAKVLEKAGMKMGDIDITEINEAFASVVLSWARVHEPDMDRVNVNGGAIALGHPVGCTGSRLITTALHELERTDQSIALITMCAGGALSTGTIIERI, encoded by the coding sequence ATGGGTAACCCGGTAATCGTCGAGGCCACACGCAGCCCGATCGGCAAGCGAAATGGATGGCTGTCAGGTCTGCACGCCACCGAGCTGCTGGGAGCGGTGCAGAAGGCACTGGTGCGCAAGGCCGGGATTCAAGCGGGAGATGTCGAACAGGTCATCGGCGGCTGCGTGACCCAATTCGCGGAGCAATCCAACAACATCAGCCGCACCGCGTGGTTGACCGTCGGCTTGCCCGACCACGTCGGCGCCACCACAGTCGACTGCCAGTGCGGCAGCGGGCAGCAGGCCAATCACCTGATCGCCGGGCTGATCGCAGCGGGCGCGATCGACGTCGGCATCGCCTGCGGAATCGAGGCGATGAGCCGGGTCGGATTGGGGGCCAACGCGGGGCCGGACCGCAACTGGCGAGCGGAGTCGTGGGACATCGACATGCCCAACCAGTTCGAGGCCGCCGAGCGAATCGCCAAGCGACGGGGCATCACCCGCGAGGACATCGATGCCTTCGGGTTCGAGTCGCAGTTACGCGCCAAGCGCGCCTGGGACGAGAGCCGTTTCGACCGGGAGATCTCGCCCATCGAGGCGCCGGTGCTCGACGAGCAAAAGCAACCCACCAGCGAGCGCCATATGGTCGGCCGCGACCAAGGCCTGCGGGACACCACCATGGAGGGGCTGAGCCAGCTGAAACCGGTGCTGGAAGGCGGCATTCACACCGCGGGCACGTCATCGCAGATCTCCGACGGCGCGGCCGCAGTGTTGTGGATGGACGAAGACAAAGCCAAGGCGCTCGGCTTGAAGCCGCGCGCTCGGATCGTCAGCCAGGCGCTCGTCGGCGCCGAACCCTACTACCACCTGGACGGCCCGGTGCAGTCGACGGCGAAGGTCCTCGAAAAGGCCGGCATGAAGATGGGCGACATCGACATCACCGAGATCAACGAGGCGTTCGCTTCCGTGGTGCTGTCGTGGGCGCGGGTCCACGAGCCGGACATGGACCGGGTCAACGTCAACGGCGGCGCGATCGCATTGGGCCATCCGGTGGGGTGCACCGGCAGCCGGCTGATCACCACCGCATTGCACGAGCTGGAGCGGACGGACCAAAGCATCGCGCTGATCACCATGTGCGCCGGCGGTGCACTGTCCACCGGGACCATCATCGAGCGGATCTGA
- a CDS encoding nitroreductase family deazaflavin-dependent oxidoreductase has product MPKSPPRYLNSPFTDFLIKWMSRLNTWMYRRNGGEGLGGTFQKIPVALLTTTGRKTGQPRVSPLYFLRDGDRVIVAASKGGADRNPMWYLNLKANPKVSVQIKKEVLDLTARDATDEERAKYWRQLVDMYPTYQDYQSWTDRTIPIVVCEP; this is encoded by the coding sequence ATGCCGAAGTCGCCGCCGAGATATCTGAATTCGCCGTTCACCGACTTTCTGATCAAGTGGATGTCGCGCCTCAATACCTGGATGTACCGCCGCAACGGCGGCGAGGGCCTGGGCGGCACCTTCCAGAAGATCCCGGTTGCCCTGCTGACCACCACCGGCCGCAAGACCGGCCAGCCGCGGGTCAGTCCGCTGTACTTCCTGCGCGACGGCGACCGGGTGATTGTCGCCGCGTCCAAGGGCGGCGCCGACAGGAACCCGATGTGGTACCTCAACCTCAAGGCCAACCCTAAGGTTTCGGTGCAGATCAAAAAGGAAGTTCTCGATCTCACCGCGCGCGACGCCACGGACGAAGAGCGCGCCAAGTACTGGCGGCAGTTGGTGGACATGTACCCGACCTACCAGGACTATCAGTCCTGGACCGACCGGACCATTCCGATCGTGGTCTGCGAGCCGTAG
- a CDS encoding PE family protein — protein MSSLIAVPEILDSAATDLAGIATTLTAADMSAAAHTTGILAAAEDEVSAAIAALFSGHAQTYQAVSAQAAAFHQQFLQALTAGAAAYAGAEAANASPLAQLLAAVNVPVQALTGRPLIGNGANGAPGTGANGAPGGWLLGDGGAGGSGAPATASTPGGAGGAGGTAGLLGSGGTGGAGGSSSFAGQAAGAGGAGGTGGWLSGNGGVGGAGGAAVTAAGKAGAGGIGGIGGAGGLLGAGGAGGAGGTSVGINGGDGGAGGAGGAGGLLAGLVGAGGGDGGGGGFGMTAGGAGGHGGNAGLLAGPGGAGGAAGGSLKAGTGAIGGDGGNAGFLFGSGGIGGDGGFSAVGDGGAGGRGGNAGLLFSSAGSGGAGGFSGGGIGGAGGAGGVGGLLGCGGIGGAGGYGSTTGGDGGDGGTAGRLIGIGGAGGAGGEGGTTGGDGGAGGNAVLVGNGGNGGNGGTGPTLGGNGAGGPAGLLLGANGTNGPNAATPLPPVRQAVLNAINAPAEALTGRPLIGNGVNGAPGTGVAGAPGGWLLGDGGSGGSGAADIGQDGGTGGAGGLLGSGGAGGAGGSSSTGNGGAGGTGGAGGWFSGNAGVGGSGGPATGFGPTKAGGAGGAGGVGGLLGAGGAGGAGGFSLGGIGGAGGTGGASGSLAGLVGAGGGNGGTGAFGHATGGAGGAGGNAGLIGGPGGAGGVAGVGAVNGGHGGDAGNAGLLFGSGGLGGAGGVGVGGKGGAAGHGGDAGLLFSSAGPGGAGGFGGSTGGAGGGGGNAGQLGCGGIGGAGGFGSTNGGTGGTGGTGGRLVGVGGAGGAAGDSTTTGGDGGDGGNAGLIGNGGNGGNAGTGPTTGSGGTGGTGGTLLGVNGFDGLT, from the coding sequence ATGTCGAGTTTGATCGCGGTGCCCGAGATCCTGGATTCGGCCGCAACGGATCTGGCCGGTATCGCTACGACGCTCACCGCCGCGGATATGTCCGCAGCGGCCCATACTACGGGGATCTTGGCGGCGGCCGAGGACGAGGTCTCGGCCGCGATTGCGGCATTGTTTTCCGGCCACGCGCAGACTTACCAGGCGGTGAGCGCGCAGGCTGCCGCGTTTCACCAGCAGTTCCTGCAGGCGTTGACCGCGGGCGCGGCGGCCTATGCCGGTGCCGAGGCGGCCAACGCTTCGCCCCTGGCACAACTGCTTGCCGCTGTCAACGTGCCGGTCCAGGCGCTGACCGGGCGTCCGCTGATCGGCAACGGCGCCAACGGTGCCCCGGGCACCGGGGCCAACGGGGCGCCGGGCGGCTGGTTGCTCGGTGACGGCGGCGCCGGCGGCTCCGGTGCGCCCGCGACGGCTTCCACGCCCGGGGGCGCCGGCGGTGCGGGCGGGACCGCCGGATTGCTGGGCTCCGGCGGGACCGGTGGGGCCGGCGGCAGCTCATCGTTTGCCGGTCAGGCCGCGGGGGCCGGCGGCGCCGGCGGGACCGGCGGGTGGTTGTCGGGCAACGGGGGTGTGGGCGGCGCTGGTGGAGCGGCCGTAACGGCGGCGGGGAAGGCCGGTGCGGGCGGGATCGGCGGAATCGGCGGGGCCGGCGGCCTGCTGGGTGCCGGTGGGGCTGGCGGTGCTGGTGGAACCAGCGTTGGTATCAACGGCGGTGACGGCGGGGCCGGTGGGGCCGGTGGGGCCGGCGGGCTGCTTGCCGGACTGGTCGGCGCCGGCGGCGGGGACGGCGGGGGCGGCGGCTTCGGTATGACGGCCGGGGGTGCGGGAGGCCATGGTGGCAACGCGGGCCTGCTCGCCGGACCCGGCGGCGCCGGCGGCGCCGCCGGCGGCAGCCTCAAGGCCGGCACCGGTGCGATCGGCGGGGACGGCGGTAACGCCGGCTTCCTGTTCGGCAGCGGCGGCATCGGTGGGGACGGCGGGTTCAGCGCCGTCGGCGACGGCGGGGCGGGCGGGCGCGGCGGCAATGCCGGCCTGCTGTTTTCCAGCGCCGGATCAGGCGGAGCCGGCGGGTTCAGTGGTGGTGGCATCGGCGGGGCCGGCGGAGCCGGCGGGGTCGGTGGACTGCTGGGTTGCGGTGGCATCGGCGGTGCCGGCGGCTACGGCAGCACCACCGGCGGTGATGGCGGCGACGGCGGCACCGCCGGCCGCCTGATAGGTATCGGCGGCGCGGGTGGGGCCGGTGGCGAAGGCGGCACGACCGGTGGCGACGGCGGAGCCGGCGGCAATGCCGTGCTGGTCGGCAACGGCGGCAACGGCGGCAACGGCGGGACCGGCCCGACCCTCGGCGGCAACGGCGCCGGCGGTCCCGCCGGACTGCTGTTGGGCGCCAACGGGACCAACGGCCCGAATGCCGCCACGCCACTGCCGCCGGTGCGACAGGCTGTGCTCAATGCGATCAATGCGCCTGCCGAGGCGCTGACCGGGCGCCCGCTGATCGGCAACGGCGTCAACGGGGCTCCGGGCACCGGAGTCGCCGGTGCACCGGGCGGGTGGTTGCTCGGCGACGGCGGATCCGGCGGGTCCGGCGCGGCGGACATTGGCCAAGACGGCGGGACCGGCGGGGCCGGCGGGCTGTTGGGCTCTGGAGGCGCCGGTGGGGCCGGCGGAAGCTCCTCGACCGGCAACGGCGGGGCCGGTGGGACCGGTGGAGCCGGCGGATGGTTCTCGGGTAACGCGGGCGTCGGCGGGTCCGGCGGACCCGCAACGGGATTCGGGCCCACCAAGGCCGGCGGGGCCGGCGGGGCCGGCGGTGTCGGGGGGCTGTTGGGCGCTGGCGGGGCCGGTGGTGCCGGTGGATTCAGCCTGGGCGGCATCGGCGGGGCCGGTGGGACGGGCGGTGCCTCCGGATCGCTTGCCGGGTTGGTCGGTGCCGGCGGCGGCAACGGCGGGACCGGCGCGTTCGGCCACGCCACCGGGGGTGCCGGTGGAGCAGGCGGCAACGCCGGTCTGATCGGCGGCCCCGGCGGGGCCGGTGGCGTCGCCGGGGTTGGCGCCGTCAACGGCGGTCACGGTGGGGACGCCGGCAACGCCGGCCTGCTGTTCGGCAGCGGCGGGCTCGGTGGTGCCGGCGGAGTCGGCGTGGGCGGCAAAGGCGGGGCCGCAGGTCATGGCGGCGATGCGGGGCTGCTGTTCTCCAGCGCCGGGCCTGGCGGGGCCGGCGGCTTCGGCGGCTCGACCGGCGGAGCCGGGGGCGGCGGCGGCAACGCCGGCCAACTCGGCTGCGGCGGTATTGGCGGAGCCGGTGGGTTTGGCAGTACCAACGGCGGCACCGGTGGCACCGGTGGCACCGGCGGGCGGCTGGTGGGTGTCGGTGGTGCCGGTGGCGCCGCCGGCGACAGCACGACGACCGGCGGGGACGGCGGTGACGGCGGCAATGCCGGGCTGATCGGGAACGGTGGCAACGGCGGCAACGCCGGAACGGGCCCGACCACGGGATCTGGAGGGACCGGTGGAACGGGAGGAACTCTGTTGGGCGTCAACGGGTTTGACGGTTTGACGTAG
- a CDS encoding SDR family oxidoreductase → MGLVDGRVVIVTGAGGGIGRAHALAFAAEGARVVVNDIGVGLDGSPASGGSAAQGVVDEITAAGGEAVANGSDVSDWNQAAGLIRTAVETFGGLDVLVNNAGIVRDRMMANTSEEEFDAVIAVHLKGHFATMRHAASYWRGLSKEGKAVEARIINTSSGAGLQGSVGQGNYSAAKAGIAAITLVGAAEMGRYGVTVNAIAPSARTRMTETVFAEMMAKPEEGFDAMAPENISPLVVWLGSAESRDVTGKVFEVEGGIIRVAEGWAHGPQVDKGARWDPAELGSVVADLLAKSRPPVPVYGA, encoded by the coding sequence ATGGGCCTGGTTGACGGCCGTGTCGTCATCGTCACCGGAGCGGGCGGCGGTATCGGTCGCGCGCATGCGCTGGCCTTCGCGGCCGAGGGCGCGCGCGTGGTGGTCAACGACATCGGGGTGGGGCTGGACGGTTCGCCCGCGAGCGGCGGCAGCGCGGCGCAGGGCGTGGTCGACGAGATCACCGCGGCCGGTGGCGAAGCCGTCGCCAACGGATCCGACGTCTCGGACTGGAACCAGGCGGCCGGCCTGATCCGGACCGCCGTCGAAACCTTCGGTGGCCTCGACGTTTTGGTGAACAACGCCGGCATCGTGCGCGATCGCATGATGGCCAACACCAGTGAGGAGGAGTTCGACGCCGTCATCGCCGTGCACCTCAAGGGCCACTTCGCCACGATGCGGCACGCCGCGTCATATTGGCGGGGACTGTCCAAGGAGGGGAAAGCGGTTGAGGCGCGGATCATTAACACCAGCTCCGGCGCGGGACTGCAGGGCAGCGTCGGGCAGGGCAACTACAGCGCCGCCAAGGCGGGCATCGCGGCCATCACACTCGTCGGCGCCGCGGAGATGGGCCGCTACGGCGTCACCGTCAACGCCATCGCACCGTCGGCCCGTACTCGCATGACCGAGACCGTCTTTGCCGAGATGATGGCCAAGCCCGAGGAGGGTTTCGACGCGATGGCGCCGGAGAACATCTCCCCGCTGGTGGTATGGCTGGGCAGCGCCGAATCCCGCGACGTGACCGGAAAGGTGTTCGAGGTCGAGGGAGGCATCATCCGGGTCGCCGAGGGCTGGGCGCATGGCCCGCAGGTCGACAAGGGCGCGCGATGGGATCCCGCCGAGTTGGGGTCCGTCGTCGCCGACCTGCTGGCGAAGTCACGGCCTCCGGTTCCGGTTTACGGGGCCTGA
- a CDS encoding SDR family oxidoreductase, producing MAGEAINLGLAGRVVLVTGGVRGVGAGISAVFAEQGATVITCARRVVEGLPYEFHACDIRDEDSVGRMMGAIAERHGRLDVLVNNAGGSPYALAAEATHNFHRKIFELNVLAPLLVSQLANALMQKQERGGAIVNVCSVSGRRPTPGTGAYGAAKAGLENLTATLAVEWAPQVRVNAVVVGMVETEQSELFYGDAESVARVAATVPLGRLAKPTDVGWATAFLTSDVASYISGATLEVHGGGEPPPYLAASSANK from the coding sequence CTGGCCGGAGAAGCAATCAATCTAGGTCTGGCCGGGCGGGTGGTGTTGGTGACCGGCGGCGTTCGTGGGGTAGGCGCCGGCATCAGCGCGGTCTTCGCCGAACAGGGCGCGACCGTCATCACCTGTGCACGACGAGTCGTCGAAGGCCTGCCGTATGAGTTCCACGCCTGCGACATTCGCGACGAGGACTCGGTGGGCCGGATGATGGGCGCCATCGCGGAACGCCACGGCCGCCTCGACGTGTTGGTCAACAACGCGGGAGGGTCGCCGTACGCCCTGGCGGCCGAGGCCACGCACAATTTTCACCGCAAGATTTTCGAGCTCAATGTGCTTGCGCCGCTGCTTGTTTCGCAGCTGGCTAACGCGCTGATGCAAAAGCAGGAGCGCGGCGGGGCGATCGTGAACGTCTGCAGTGTCAGCGGTCGCCGTCCCACTCCGGGTACCGGTGCATACGGGGCGGCCAAGGCCGGGCTCGAAAACCTCACTGCCACATTGGCAGTGGAATGGGCTCCACAGGTCCGGGTCAACGCGGTGGTGGTCGGCATGGTCGAGACCGAACAATCCGAGCTGTTCTACGGAGACGCCGAGTCGGTAGCCCGCGTCGCGGCCACCGTGCCATTGGGCCGGCTGGCAAAGCCCACCGATGTCGGATGGGCCACAGCGTTCTTGACGTCCGATGTGGCTTCGTATATCAGCGGCGCCACGCTGGAGGTGCACGGCGGTGGCGAACCGCCGCCGTATCTGGCCGCCTCGAGCGCCAACAAATAA
- the echA20 gene encoding (7aS)-7a-methyl-1,5-dioxo-2,3,5,6,7,7a-hexahydro-1H-indene-carboxyl-CoA hydrolase has product MTITSATLEPGVVAVTVDYPPVNAIPSRGWFELAEAITAAGADPETHAVILRAEGRGFNAGVDIKEMQRTEGFIALIDANRGCFAAFRAVYECAVPVIAAVNGFCVGGGIGLVGNSDVIVASDDARFGLPEVERGALGAATHLSRLVPQHMMRRLFFTATTVDAATLHHFGSVHEVVPRADLDEAALRVARDIAAKDTRVIRAAKEALNFIDVQRVNSSYRMEQGFTFELNLAGVSDEHRDAFVKKS; this is encoded by the coding sequence TTGACAATCACATCCGCCACCCTCGAACCGGGCGTAGTCGCCGTCACCGTCGACTACCCGCCCGTCAACGCCATCCCGTCACGCGGTTGGTTCGAACTCGCAGAGGCCATCACGGCTGCGGGCGCCGATCCCGAAACCCACGCGGTGATCCTGCGCGCCGAGGGCCGCGGCTTCAACGCCGGTGTGGACATCAAGGAAATGCAGCGGACGGAAGGGTTCATCGCACTGATCGACGCCAACCGCGGCTGCTTTGCCGCGTTCCGCGCCGTCTACGAATGCGCGGTGCCGGTGATCGCCGCCGTCAACGGATTCTGTGTGGGCGGCGGCATCGGCCTGGTCGGCAACTCCGATGTCATCGTGGCCTCCGACGACGCCCGGTTCGGGCTTCCGGAGGTGGAACGCGGCGCGCTCGGTGCCGCCACCCATCTGTCGCGCCTGGTGCCGCAGCACATGATGCGGCGGCTGTTCTTCACCGCCACGACGGTGGACGCCGCCACGTTGCATCACTTCGGCTCGGTGCACGAAGTAGTGCCCCGCGCCGACCTCGACGAGGCGGCCCTGCGGGTGGCGCGTGACATCGCCGCCAAGGACACCCGGGTCATCCGCGCCGCCAAGGAGGCGCTGAACTTCATCGACGTGCAACGGGTCAACTCGAGTTACCGCATGGAGCAAGGCTTTACCTTCGAACTCAACCTGGCGGGGGTGTCCGACGAGCACCGCGACGCGTTCGTGAAGAAATCATGA
- the ipdA gene encoding cholesterol ring-cleaving hydrolase subunit IpdA, which translates to MSDKRTTLDDAVAQLRSGMTIGIAGWGSRRKPMAFVRAMLRTDVTDLTVVTYGGPDLGLLCSANKVKRVYYGFVSLDSPPFYDPWFARARTSGAIEAREMDEGMLRCGLQAAAQRLPFLPIRAGLGSSVPDFWEGELATVTSPYPAPGGGHETLLAMPALRLDAAFAHLNLGDCHGNAAYTGIDPYFDDLFLMAAEKRFLSVERIASTEELVKAVPPQALLVNRMMVDAVVEAPGGAHFTTAAPDYGRDEKFQRHYAEASSTEEGWREFVARYLSGSEADYQAAVRAFAKEVSS; encoded by the coding sequence ATGAGCGACAAGAGGACCACGCTCGACGACGCCGTCGCGCAGTTGCGCAGCGGCATGACGATCGGCATCGCCGGCTGGGGATCACGACGCAAGCCCATGGCCTTCGTGCGCGCCATGCTGCGCACCGATGTCACCGACCTCACGGTGGTCACCTACGGCGGGCCCGATTTGGGGCTACTGTGCTCGGCCAACAAGGTCAAGCGGGTCTACTACGGATTCGTGTCACTGGATTCGCCGCCGTTCTACGACCCCTGGTTCGCCAGGGCCCGGACCAGCGGCGCCATCGAGGCCCGGGAAATGGACGAAGGCATGCTGCGGTGCGGGCTGCAGGCGGCCGCCCAGCGGCTGCCGTTCCTGCCGATCCGCGCCGGCCTGGGCAGCTCGGTTCCTGACTTCTGGGAGGGCGAGTTGGCCACCGTGACCAGTCCCTACCCGGCCCCCGGAGGCGGGCACGAAACCCTTCTCGCCATGCCGGCGCTGCGCCTGGACGCCGCCTTCGCCCACCTCAATCTCGGTGACTGCCACGGCAATGCGGCCTACACCGGCATCGATCCCTACTTCGACGACCTCTTTCTGATGGCCGCCGAGAAGCGGTTTCTGTCGGTCGAGCGCATCGCCTCCACCGAAGAGCTGGTCAAAGCCGTTCCGCCGCAGGCCCTGCTGGTCAACCGGATGATGGTCGACGCCGTGGTGGAAGCACCCGGCGGGGCCCACTTCACCACCGCCGCGCCGGATTACGGCCGCGACGAGAAGTTCCAGCGGCACTACGCCGAGGCGTCGTCGACCGAAGAAGGCTGGCGGGAATTCGTCGCCAGGTATCTTTCCGGCAGCGAAGCCGACTACCAGGCCGCGGTGCGCGCGTTCGCCAAGGAGGTCTCGTCATGA